In Buchnera aphidicola (Aphis aurantii), one DNA window encodes the following:
- the tsgA gene encoding MFS transporter TsgA has protein sequence MKNINQIGLTWISFFSYAFTGALIVVTGMIMGDIANYFNLSIAQMSNVFTCLNAGILISIILNSWLIHVISLKKQLIYGFILSVISIIGIIFSKNLLLFSINIFILGLVSGITMSIGTFIITTLYAGPKRGSQLLITDSFFSMSGMIFPIIAAYFLENKFSWYWIYVCIGMIYFIIFILSINLKFPISEDKVNHIKEVKKWNLNIILLSISALLYILGQLSFISWVPQYATEIMNINIKKTGNLVSNFWMSYMLGMWCFSFIIKFFNLQRIFIFLSGISSILMYVYIHNSNYLIIKYIIISLGFFSSAIYTIIITLASLQTKTPSAKLINIILFFGTIGTLLTFIVTSPIVHTRGLYDTLICSNILYGIVFFLSLLILINSRNNVRFKQ, from the coding sequence TTGAAAAACATTAACCAAATAGGACTTACATGGATTAGTTTTTTTTCATATGCTTTCACAGGTGCATTAATAGTAGTTACAGGAATGATCATGGGTGATATTGCAAATTATTTTAATTTGTCTATCGCTCAAATGAGCAATGTTTTTACTTGTTTAAATGCAGGCATATTAATATCAATTATATTAAATTCTTGGCTGATTCATGTTATTTCCTTAAAAAAACAATTAATATATGGATTTATACTTTCAGTAATTTCTATTATAGGAATAATATTTTCTAAAAATTTATTACTATTCTCTATTAATATTTTTATATTAGGACTAGTTAGTGGAATAACAATGTCAATTGGTACTTTTATTATTACAACATTGTATGCAGGACCAAAAAGAGGATCACAACTTTTAATCACTGATTCTTTCTTTAGTATGTCTGGAATGATATTTCCTATTATCGCAGCGTATTTTTTAGAAAACAAATTTTCATGGTACTGGATATACGTATGTATCGGAATGATTTATTTTATAATTTTTATTTTATCAATTAATTTAAAATTTCCAATATCAGAAGATAAAGTAAATCATATAAAAGAAGTTAAAAAATGGAATTTAAATATCATTTTACTATCTATATCAGCACTTTTATATATTTTAGGTCAATTAAGTTTTATTTCATGGGTTCCTCAATATGCAACAGAAATAATGAATATCAATATAAAAAAGACAGGAAATTTAGTGAGTAATTTTTGGATGTCATATATGCTTGGTATGTGGTGTTTTAGTTTTATAATAAAATTTTTTAATTTGCAACGAATTTTTATTTTTTTGTCAGGAATTTCTTCAATACTGATGTATGTGTATATACATAATTCAAATTATTTGATAATAAAATACATTATTATTAGCTTAGGTTTTTTTTCTAGTGCTATTTATACTATAATTATTACATTAGCTTCATTGCAAACAAAAACACCATCTGCAAAATTAATAAATATAATTTTATTTTTTGGAACGATTGGAACATTACTAACTTTTATTGTTACTAGTCCTATCGTCCATACAAGAGGGCTATATGACACTTTAATATGCTCAAATATATTATACGGAATAGTATTTTTTTTATCTTTACTTATTTTAATAAATAGTAGAAATAATGTTCGTTTTAAACAATAA
- the trpS gene encoding tryptophan--tRNA ligase, giving the protein MLINPKPILFSAVQPSGNLTIGNYIGTMRHWSSMQDKYECLYCIADLHALTTINKKKIKNSILDTLALYLACGVDPNKSIIFVQSQVHQHSQLNWVLSCFSQFNELSRMTQFKIKKTQNCIKNSNVGLFNYPILMASDILLYQTNFVPVGKDQKQHLELTCNIANRFNLSYGNIFTIPKPIISRNGSKIMSLLDPSKKMSKSDPNKNNVIFLLEEVSSIFFKIKHCITDSENPPKIYYNTHKKSGISNLLEILSTITNKEIKILEKELNGVLYSEFKNIVSDNLSKFLLNLQKSYVNYRNDEFFLNTIISNGAIQARLKSEETLKKVYSAIGID; this is encoded by the coding sequence ATGCTTATTAATCCTAAGCCAATTTTATTTAGCGCTGTTCAACCTTCTGGTAATTTAACTATTGGCAATTATATTGGAACAATGCGTCATTGGTCAAGCATGCAAGATAAATATGAATGTTTATATTGTATTGCGGATTTGCATGCTTTAACTACAATTAATAAAAAAAAAATAAAAAATTCAATATTAGACACGTTAGCGTTATATTTAGCATGTGGTGTAGATCCTAATAAAAGCATTATTTTTGTTCAATCACAAGTGCACCAGCACAGTCAACTAAATTGGGTTTTAAGTTGTTTTAGTCAATTTAATGAGCTATCTAGAATGACACAATTTAAAATTAAGAAAACTCAAAATTGTATTAAAAATAGCAATGTTGGTTTATTTAATTATCCTATTTTAATGGCTTCGGATATCTTATTATATCAAACTAATTTTGTTCCAGTAGGAAAAGATCAGAAACAGCATTTAGAATTAACGTGCAATATAGCTAATCGTTTTAATCTTTCATATGGAAATATTTTTACTATACCAAAACCTATTATTAGTCGAAATGGTTCTAAAATTATGTCTTTATTAGATCCTTCAAAAAAAATGTCTAAATCCGATCCGAATAAAAATAATGTTATTTTTTTATTAGAAGAAGTATCTTCTATTTTTTTTAAAATTAAGCATTGTATTACAGATTCAGAAAATCCTCCTAAAATATATTATAATACTCACAAAAAGTCAGGTATTTCAAATTTATTAGAAATTCTTTCTACCATCACTAATAAAGAAATAAAGATTTTAGAAAAAGAATTAAATGGAGTGTTATACAGTGAATTTAAAAATATTGTTTCAGATAATTTATCGAAATTTTTGTTAAATTTACAAAAATCTTATGTTAATTATCGTAATGATGAATTTTTTTTGAATACAATAATTTCAAATGGAGCCATTCAAGCTCGTTTAAAATCTGAAGAAACTTTAAAAAAAGTATATTCTGCTATAGGAATAGATTAA
- the rpe gene encoding ribulose-phosphate 3-epimerase: MKDFLLAPSILSADFSRLGEEVNKVLSAGGDWIHFDVMDNHYVPNLSMGPMILKSLRNYNITVPIDVHLMTKPVDNLIPQFAQAGANFITFHPESTDHIDRTLNLIKEHGCKAGLAFNPSTSLHFLDYVIEKLDLILLMSVNPGFGNQSFLPLTINKLREVRKRIDLSLLDIYLEVDGGVKLENISEIACSGANVFVIGSGIFDYPDYHRIIKNIRQELKYSHFNSIH, translated from the coding sequence ATGAAAGATTTTTTATTAGCTCCATCTATTTTATCTGCTGATTTTTCACGTTTAGGTGAAGAGGTAAACAAAGTATTGAGCGCAGGTGGTGATTGGATTCACTTTGATGTTATGGATAATCATTATGTTCCTAATTTAAGTATGGGTCCTATGATTTTAAAATCACTTCGAAATTACAATATTACTGTTCCTATTGATGTTCATTTAATGACCAAACCTGTAGATAATTTAATTCCTCAGTTTGCTCAGGCAGGTGCTAATTTTATCACATTTCATCCAGAATCAACTGATCATATTGATCGTACATTAAATTTAATTAAAGAACATGGATGTAAAGCCGGTTTAGCATTTAATCCATCTACTTCACTGCATTTTTTAGATTATGTAATAGAAAAATTGGATTTAATTTTATTAATGTCAGTAAATCCTGGTTTTGGAAATCAGTCTTTTTTACCATTGACGATCAATAAATTACGTGAAGTACGTAAACGAATTGATTTAAGTTTGTTAGACATTTATTTAGAAGTAGATGGAGGCGTAAAATTAGAAAATATTTCTGAAATAGCTTGTTCTGGAGCAAATGTATTTGTAATTGGTTCTGGAATTTTTGATTATCCAGATTATCATAGAATTATTAAAAATATTCGTCAAGAATTAAAATACTCTCATTTTAACTCTATTCATTAA